Proteins co-encoded in one Gossypium arboreum isolate Shixiya-1 chromosome 11, ASM2569848v2, whole genome shotgun sequence genomic window:
- the LOC108473103 gene encoding probable 2-oxoglutarate-dependent dioxygenase AOP1, which yields MSSRTGAKVPVIDFSNQNLKPSSPEWDLLKFQVREALEEYGCFEASFDQLLELRQPVLEALKQLFDLPFQTKQLCVSDKPLRAYHGSQSRLYDSISTDDAHIAENIEQCLTTTLWPQGNISFCKTLASFTQLALGLEKTILRMILESFGLEKYMDELVDLTNNHLRAMKYGRPNTSEPTLGIPQHCDNTILTLLSQLNEVQGLEIQNKNGEWMNLNPSPNSFVVMLGESFSIWLNGRLSSCYHRVLMEGNEARYSIGLFARPRGGYLVKVPKELVDDKNPMLFKPFDLEEFLKTYSPQIVQERGKSALIAYCSV from the exons ATGAGCTCAAGAACTGGGGCTAAGGTGCCGGTCATAGATTTCTCAAACCAGAACCTGAAACCGAGCAGCCCTGAATGGGATTTGTTGAAGTTCCAAGTCCGGGAAGCATTGGAGGAGTACGGCTGTTTTGAGGCCTCGTTTGACCAACTCCTGGAGCTTCGGCAGCCAGTTTTAGAAGCCTTGAAACAGCTATTTGACTTGCCTTTCCAAACAAAACAGCTTTGTGTTTCCGATAAACCCCTTCGTGCCTATCATGGTTCTCAATCAAGATTGTATGACAGCATCTCCACTGATGATGCACATATTGCTGAAAACATTGAACAATGCCTCACAACCACTTTGTGGCCTCAAGGGAACATAAGCTTCTG TAAAACTCTGGCATCATTCACTCAGTTAGCATTAGGATTAGAGAAGACAATTCTGAGGATGATTTTAGAGAGTTTTGGGCTTGAGAAATACATGGATGAACTTGTGGACTTAACAAATAATCACCTGAGGGCCATGAAATACGGAAGGCCAAACACCAGCGAGCCGACCCTTGGGATACCTCAGCACTGTGATAATACTATATTGACTCTTTTGTCTCAATTAAATGAGGTTCAAGGATTGGAGATCCAAAACAAAAATGGCGAATGGATGAATTTAAATCCTTCACCCAACTCTTTCGTAGTCATGCTTGGAGAATCCTTCAGC ATATGGTTGAATGGTCGACTGTCTTCTTGTTATCATCGCGTACTGATGGAGGGAAACGAGGCCAGGTATAGCATCGGATTGTTTGCAAGGCCAAGAGGTGGGTACCTAGTAAAGGTTCCTAAAGAGCTTGTTGATGACAAAAATCCGATGCTCTTCAAACCCTTTGACCTGGAAGAATTTTTGAAAACTTACTCCCCCCAGATTGTTCAAGAACGTGGTAAATCTGCTCTTATAGCTTACTGCAGTGTCTAA